From a single Oncorhynchus nerka isolate Pitt River linkage group LG11, Oner_Uvic_2.0, whole genome shotgun sequence genomic region:
- the LOC115136736 gene encoding basic salivary proline-rich protein 2-like isoform X1, translating into MATVLIKCTPPGEPTLHQRLNGGSVGWGSSRGVQLPVLSLRAAPAPTVCWFLWIIMQGEYIGTPAQANRRPRDPRPGKPATQGPPPRQTGEPGTPAQANRRPMDPAQANRRTRDTRPGKPANQGPPPRQTGDPWTPPRQTGDPGTPIICYEKIIIH; encoded by the exons ATGGCCACGGTCCTTATCAAATGCACTCCCCCTGGAGAACCAACCCTACACCAGAGATTGAACG GTGGAAGTGTTGGTTGGGGTAGCTCCAGAGGTGTGCAGCTGCCAGTCCTCTCCCTCAGGGCTGCCCCAGCACCTACAGTTTGTTGGTTCCTGTGGATCATCATGCAGGGGGAGTATATTG GGACCCCCGCCCAGGCAAACCGGCGACCCAGGGACCCCCGCCCAGGCAAACCGGCGACCCAGGGACCCCCGCCCAGGCAAACCGGCGAACCAGGGACCCCCGCCCAGGCAAACCGGCGACCCATGGACCCCGCCCAGGCAAACCGGCGAACCAGGGACACCCGCCCAGGCAAACCGGCGAACCAGGGACCCCCGCCCAGGCAAACCGGCGACCCATGGACCCCGCCCAGGCAAACCGGCGACCCAGGGACTCCCATCATCTGTtatgaaaaaataataatacactga
- the LOC115136736 gene encoding basic salivary proline-rich protein 2-like isoform X2, with the protein MATVLIKCTPPGEPTLHQRLNGTPAQANRRPRDPRPGKPATQGPPPRQTGEPGTPAQANRRPMDPAQANRRTRDTRPGKPANQGPPPRQTGDPWTPPRQTGDPGTPIICYEKIIIH; encoded by the exons ATGGCCACGGTCCTTATCAAATGCACTCCCCCTGGAGAACCAACCCTACACCAGAGATTGAACG GGACCCCCGCCCAGGCAAACCGGCGACCCAGGGACCCCCGCCCAGGCAAACCGGCGACCCAGGGACCCCCGCCCAGGCAAACCGGCGAACCAGGGACCCCCGCCCAGGCAAACCGGCGACCCATGGACCCCGCCCAGGCAAACCGGCGAACCAGGGACACCCGCCCAGGCAAACCGGCGAACCAGGGACCCCCGCCCAGGCAAACCGGCGACCCATGGACCCCGCCCAGGCAAACCGGCGACCCAGGGACTCCCATCATCTGTtatgaaaaaataataatacactga
- the LOC115136736 gene encoding basic salivary proline-rich protein 3-like isoform X3, translating to MHSPWRTNPTPEIERDPRPGKPATQGPPPRQTGDPGTPAQANRRTRDPRPGKPATHGPRPGKPANQGHPPRQTGEPGTPAQANRRPMDPAQANRRPRDSHHLL from the exons ATGCACTCCCCCTGGAGAACCAACCCTACACCAGAGATTGAACG GGACCCCCGCCCAGGCAAACCGGCGACCCAGGGACCCCCGCCCAGGCAAACCGGCGACCCAGGGACCCCCGCCCAGGCAAACCGGCGAACCAGGGACCCCCGCCCAGGCAAACCGGCGACCCATGGACCCCGCCCAGGCAAACCGGCGAACCAGGGACACCCGCCCAGGCAAACCGGCGAACCAGGGACCCCCGCCCAGGCAAACCGGCGACCCATGGACCCCGCCCAGGCAAACCGGCGACCCAGGGACTCCCATCATCTGTtatga